The nucleotide sequence ATATCTCTAAGTTGATTATCCGTTAATTTATCACTATCGCATTTTACTGTTACAGTTACTTTACTATCAGTTATGGAACAAAGTGCGTCCTTAAAGCCTTTACTTTTAAGCATTGTTTCAACCTTATTACACTTAGAATCCTCATCTGTTAATGTCATCATTTTTTGTTGAGCTGATGATTTTGTATCATTGGAAACATTCTTATCATCAATTATGTTCTTTAAAGTTTGTATCTCCCTTTGATCTTTTTGTTCCCTTTCAAGCCTTCCCTGTGCAAATACAT is from Clostridium acetobutylicum ATCC 824 and encodes:
- a CDS encoding SpoIIIAH-like family protein → MNKKQAVIIVTLMVLIVCAGVLATRVRSPLYVNDTDFDSDTNTNKSTVSTNDNSKKSSSTKTDVFAQGRLEREQKDQREIQTLKNIIDDKNVSNDTKSSAQQKMMTLTDEDSKCNKVETMLKSKGFKDALCSITDSKVTVTVKCDSDKLTDNQLRDIKEVVTDVTKIRNIEVLQPVH